In Spirochaeta thermophila DSM 6578, the following proteins share a genomic window:
- the motB gene encoding flagellar motor protein MotB, whose product MQKKKKCDEGAPDYMLTYGDMVTLLLTFFVMMFTTATIDGYQLRLILSAFPGLGSREGGNTLSVGRLAELGNTVMSLPSMERGRALDQARKKAISAFQPEIRAKTVRVKQDERGLVITLAADAFFRSASAELNIEAARETLIKLSNLLTSPELEGRKIRIEGHTDDVPTDPAGPWPSNWELSSARAINVLHFLSDYGVDENHFQVMGLADTVPLADNSTPEGRAYNRRIDIVILSEGHL is encoded by the coding sequence ATGCAGAAAAAGAAGAAGTGTGACGAGGGGGCTCCCGACTACATGCTCACCTACGGTGACATGGTGACCCTTCTCCTCACCTTCTTCGTCATGATGTTCACCACTGCGACGATCGACGGGTATCAGCTCAGACTCATCCTCTCCGCGTTCCCCGGGCTCGGGAGCCGGGAGGGAGGGAACACCCTCTCGGTGGGCCGTCTTGCCGAGCTCGGCAACACCGTGATGAGCCTTCCCTCCATGGAACGTGGGCGGGCCCTTGACCAGGCGAGGAAGAAGGCCATCTCGGCCTTCCAGCCCGAGATACGGGCCAAGACCGTGCGGGTGAAGCAGGATGAGCGGGGGCTTGTGATCACCCTGGCGGCCGACGCCTTCTTCAGGAGTGCGAGTGCCGAGCTCAACATAGAGGCCGCCCGGGAGACCCTCATAAAACTCTCCAATCTCCTCACCTCCCCGGAGCTGGAGGGGAGGAAGATCCGCATAGAGGGCCACACGGACGATGTGCCCACCGATCCCGCGGGGCCGTGGCCCAGCAACTGGGAACTCTCCTCGGCGAGAGCCATCAACGTACTCCACTTTCTCTCCGACTACGGGGTGGACGAGAATCACTTCCAGGTGATGGGGCTCGCCGACACCGTACCCCTCGCAGACAACTCCACTCCCGAGGGGAGGGCCTACAACCGGAGGATCGACATAGTCATACTCTCGGAGGGACATCTGTAG
- the flhB gene encoding flagellar biosynthesis protein FlhB, whose amino-acid sequence MMRQTALEAMWQEDAASISRFVHVHLQWFAAEDEGRTEEPTEHKIRKAREEGKVAKTPELPSTLVMLFTLITLALLSSYLFSTMVSMFQTFFSSISSPEPTHTGRFFVLFLQFFLKLTLPFFVVALFAGVAGNVLQVGFLFTVKPITPDLQRIVPNFSRFAKRVLFSTEALFNLGKTILKVAAIGFLAYLNIRMELPRLVNLLRVPLLQGIRFLGALVFRILFEATVVFLAISIVDYLFQRRQHLESLKMSREELKEERKMYEGDPLVKSRLRQRMREILTRNMIRRVPEADVVITNPTHYAVALEYERARMEAPTVVAKGADELALRMRAIAREHGVPLVENRPLARALYQDVEVGDTIPEQYYAVVATILAKVYAVDARRREKVM is encoded by the coding sequence ATGATGAGGCAGACCGCCCTCGAGGCGATGTGGCAAGAGGATGCCGCTTCCATCTCCCGTTTCGTACACGTGCACCTCCAATGGTTCGCGGCGGAGGACGAGGGGCGAACCGAGGAACCCACCGAGCACAAGATCCGCAAGGCACGCGAAGAGGGGAAGGTGGCCAAGACACCCGAGCTCCCCTCCACCTTGGTGATGCTCTTCACCCTCATCACACTGGCCCTCCTCTCTTCCTACCTGTTCTCCACTATGGTCTCGATGTTCCAGACCTTCTTCTCGAGCATCTCTTCTCCGGAGCCCACCCATACCGGCAGGTTCTTCGTCCTGTTCCTCCAGTTTTTCCTCAAACTCACGCTTCCCTTCTTCGTGGTCGCCCTGTTTGCCGGAGTGGCGGGAAACGTGCTCCAGGTCGGATTCCTCTTCACGGTGAAACCCATCACCCCCGATCTCCAGCGCATCGTTCCCAACTTCTCCCGGTTCGCCAAGAGAGTGCTCTTCTCGACGGAAGCCCTCTTCAACCTGGGTAAGACGATCCTCAAGGTGGCCGCGATAGGGTTCCTCGCCTATCTCAATATCCGGATGGAGCTTCCACGGCTCGTGAACCTCCTCCGTGTTCCGCTCCTCCAGGGGATCAGGTTCCTGGGTGCGCTCGTGTTCCGGATCCTCTTCGAGGCCACGGTGGTCTTCCTCGCCATCTCGATCGTGGACTACCTCTTCCAGAGACGGCAACACCTCGAGTCCCTCAAGATGTCCCGGGAGGAATTGAAGGAGGAACGGAAGATGTACGAAGGGGATCCCCTCGTGAAGAGCCGTCTCCGACAGAGGATGAGGGAGATCCTCACCAGGAACATGATCCGCCGGGTGCCGGAGGCCGATGTGGTCATCACCAACCCCACCCACTACGCCGTGGCGCTCGAGTACGAACGGGCGAGGATGGAGGCGCCCACGGTGGTGGCCAAAGGAGCGGACGAACTCGCCCTCCGGATGCGGGCCATCGCGAGGGAACACGGAGTCCCTCTGGTCGAGAACAGACCCCTCGCGCGGGCCCTCTACCAGGACGTGGAGGTGGGTGATACCATCCCGGAACAGTACTACGCCGTGGTGGCGACCATTCTCGCGAAGGTGTACGCCGTGGATGCCCGCCGGCGGGAGAAGGTGATGTAA
- a CDS encoding flagellar basal body-associated FliL family protein, with translation MSDIFDDETQEPGAVEAESKQVGFLPSIVIQILKYVALGLLATVFVVTVVIITLRVLNVSSQSQNPPEISPEYQAAPPVLAWYEIGEIRARTSDEAQYTLLAVVYLGYKVNDKALQTELNERRPYLRDLIRRFFSSKRAEELRPQYEEMIKEELKAKINDVLTSGMVQDIVFDTFTLVEF, from the coding sequence GTGAGCGACATCTTCGACGATGAAACGCAGGAACCCGGAGCCGTAGAGGCGGAATCGAAACAGGTGGGGTTCCTTCCCAGTATCGTGATCCAGATCCTCAAGTACGTGGCACTCGGGCTGCTCGCCACGGTCTTCGTGGTCACGGTGGTCATCATCACCTTGCGGGTCCTGAACGTCTCGAGCCAGTCGCAGAATCCTCCCGAGATTTCGCCCGAGTACCAGGCCGCCCCTCCCGTGCTCGCGTGGTACGAGATAGGAGAGATACGGGCTCGGACTTCGGACGAGGCCCAGTACACCCTGCTCGCGGTCGTCTACCTGGGCTACAAGGTGAACGACAAGGCCCTTCAGACCGAACTCAACGAGCGGAGACCTTATCTGCGTGACCTCATCCGGAGGTTTTTCTCCTCCAAGCGGGCTGAGGAACTGCGCCCCCAGTACGAGGAGATGATAAAGGAAGAGCTCAAGGCCAAGATAAACGATGTCCTCACGAGTGGTATGGTGCAGGATATTGTATTCGATACCTTTACTCTGGTAGAATTCTAG
- the fliQ gene encoding flagellar biosynthesis protein FliQ codes for MGLGEAIYLLRSGIYELIVIAAPLLLVGMLVGLIVSIFQATTSIQEQTLTFVPKILAILLVLLLLGPWMLSSLSQFTVHLFQMIPEMGG; via the coding sequence ATGGGACTGGGAGAGGCGATCTATTTGCTCAGGAGCGGGATCTACGAACTCATCGTGATAGCGGCGCCCCTCCTCCTGGTGGGTATGCTGGTGGGCCTCATCGTGTCGATCTTCCAGGCCACCACCTCCATCCAGGAGCAGACCCTCACCTTCGTCCCCAAGATCCTCGCCATACTCCTGGTGCTCCTCCTGCTCGGCCCGTGGATGCTCTCTTCTCTCTCCCAGTTCACGGTCCATCTCTTCCAGATGATCCCGGAGATGGGAGGATAG
- the flgE gene encoding flagellar hook protein FlgE: MMRSLYAGVSGLQNHQIRMDVIGNNISNVNTTGFKKGRVNFHDMISQTLSGAARPTEEVGGVNPKQVGLGMTIASIDTIHTQGSLQTTGVMTDVAVQGEGFFILRKGDRSFYTRAGVFGLDEEGYLVNPANGLRVQGWRAETVNGQTFINTTGSLQDLIIPVGSKDPASATTEVFLACNLDKRLPEIPPGAGPETVREGTWVATYDIYDSFGNPHTLRIEFTKVVGEPNRWRATVTVDPDAETPTNTLVDVGETNNATNTFIIQFDNLGTIQSVEDEAGDVLDAGALQVQVGFDVPEATIPPGEAAVRQTFNLNLGQVGSVVDAVTQFAERSSTKVFRQNGYTMGYLEGFKIDQNGVITGVYSNGNNRPLGQIALATFVNPGGLEKEGETMFRVSLNSGDPNVGPPNFAGKGKLIAGALEMSNVDLAEAFTDMIVTQRGFQANSRTITTSDQMLQELLTLKR, translated from the coding sequence ATGATGCGATCCCTGTATGCCGGTGTGTCCGGACTTCAGAACCATCAGATCAGGATGGACGTGATCGGTAACAACATCTCGAACGTGAATACCACGGGATTCAAGAAGGGGAGGGTCAACTTCCACGACATGATCTCCCAGACTCTCTCCGGTGCAGCCCGCCCCACCGAGGAGGTGGGTGGGGTGAACCCCAAACAGGTGGGGCTCGGCATGACCATCGCGAGCATCGACACCATCCACACCCAGGGCTCCCTCCAGACCACCGGCGTGATGACCGATGTGGCCGTCCAGGGTGAGGGCTTCTTCATCCTTCGAAAGGGTGACCGCAGTTTCTACACCAGGGCGGGGGTCTTCGGCCTCGACGAAGAGGGATACTTGGTGAATCCCGCCAACGGGCTGCGCGTGCAGGGATGGAGGGCCGAGACCGTGAACGGACAGACATTCATCAATACCACCGGATCCCTCCAGGACCTCATCATCCCGGTGGGGAGCAAGGACCCCGCGTCCGCCACTACGGAGGTCTTCCTCGCCTGTAACCTCGACAAGCGGCTCCCCGAGATTCCTCCCGGCGCCGGTCCCGAGACGGTGCGTGAAGGCACCTGGGTGGCCACCTACGACATCTATGACAGTTTCGGTAATCCGCATACCCTCAGGATCGAGTTCACCAAGGTGGTGGGTGAACCCAACCGGTGGCGTGCGACGGTCACGGTGGATCCCGATGCAGAGACGCCCACGAACACCCTGGTGGACGTGGGTGAGACCAACAATGCCACCAATACCTTCATCATCCAGTTCGACAATCTTGGGACGATTCAGTCCGTGGAGGACGAGGCGGGAGACGTCCTCGATGCAGGGGCTCTCCAGGTGCAGGTGGGGTTCGATGTGCCCGAGGCCACGATCCCGCCGGGTGAGGCGGCCGTACGGCAGACCTTCAACCTCAATCTCGGTCAGGTGGGGAGCGTGGTGGACGCCGTGACCCAGTTCGCGGAACGCAGCTCCACCAAGGTCTTCCGGCAGAACGGCTACACCATGGGGTATCTGGAAGGGTTCAAGATCGATCAGAATGGGGTCATCACCGGGGTCTACTCCAACGGCAACAACCGTCCGCTGGGTCAGATCGCGCTTGCCACGTTCGTGAACCCGGGCGGTCTCGAGAAGGAGGGTGAGACCATGTTCCGGGTCTCCCTGAACTCCGGGGATCCCAACGTGGGACCGCCGAACTTTGCCGGAAAGGGTAAGCTCATCGCAGGGGCACTCGAGATGAGCAATGTGGACCTCGCCGAGGCCTTCACCGATATGATCGTGACGCAGAGGGGGTTCCAGGCCAATTCCCGAACCATTACCACGTCCGATCAGATGCTCCAGGAGCTGCTGACGCTCAAACGATAG
- the fliM gene encoding flagellar motor switch protein FliM, whose protein sequence is MTEVLSQEEIDQLLSAISAGEIETEEVQRIPEQRKIKIYDFKRPDKFSKEQIRTISIMHETFARLTTTSLSAQLRSLVQVHVASVDQLTYEEFIRSIPNPTTIGIINMDPLKGSAILEIDPTITYSIIDRLFGGPGDGSVVPRDRDLSDIETTVMEGIMVRILGNMREAWSQVIDLRPRLGQIDTNPQFAQIVPPTEMVVLVTLETKVGDVEGMMNFCIPYLTIEPIISKLSAQYWYSSVRKGGTTENLAILKERISSVEVNLVVEVGSMNLKMRDILSIQKGDVIMLPTRVKEPLVLKIENRPKFYCRPGRVGKKLAVQLVEKIEESQEVEELTAEGEEL, encoded by the coding sequence ATGACCGAGGTCCTTTCGCAGGAAGAAATAGATCAGCTTCTCTCGGCGATCTCTGCTGGGGAGATAGAAACGGAGGAAGTCCAGCGGATTCCCGAGCAGAGAAAGATAAAGATCTATGACTTCAAGCGGCCCGACAAGTTCTCGAAGGAGCAGATTCGTACCATCTCGATCATGCACGAGACCTTCGCCCGTCTCACGACCACCTCTCTGAGCGCCCAGTTGCGAAGCCTCGTCCAGGTCCACGTGGCCTCGGTCGATCAGCTCACCTATGAGGAGTTCATACGTTCCATCCCCAATCCCACCACGATAGGCATCATCAACATGGATCCCCTCAAGGGTTCCGCGATCCTCGAGATAGACCCCACCATCACCTATTCCATCATAGACAGGCTTTTCGGGGGACCGGGGGACGGCTCGGTGGTCCCCCGGGATCGGGACCTTTCCGACATAGAGACCACGGTGATGGAGGGGATCATGGTCCGCATCCTGGGGAACATGCGGGAGGCCTGGAGTCAGGTGATAGATCTGAGACCCAGACTCGGCCAGATCGATACCAACCCCCAGTTTGCCCAGATCGTTCCCCCCACGGAGATGGTGGTCCTGGTCACCCTCGAGACGAAGGTGGGGGACGTGGAGGGGATGATGAACTTCTGCATCCCCTACCTCACGATCGAGCCCATCATCTCCAAACTCTCGGCACAGTACTGGTATTCCTCGGTGAGAAAGGGCGGCACCACCGAGAACCTCGCGATCCTCAAGGAACGTATCTCCAGCGTCGAGGTGAACCTCGTGGTGGAGGTGGGTTCCATGAACCTGAAGATGCGGGACATCCTCAGCATTCAGAAGGGGGATGTCATCATGCTTCCCACGAGGGTGAAGGAGCCGCTCGTCCTCAAGATTGAGAACCGTCCCAAGTTCTACTGCAGGCCGGGGCGTGTCGGGAAAAAACTTGCAGTCCAGCTCGTGGAGAAGATCGAAGAGTCCCAGGAAGTCGAGGAGCTGACTGCGGAAGGAGAGGAACTATGA
- the fliN gene encoding flagellar motor switch protein FliN, translating into MSDGSLTQEEIDALLQGSVNFSTPEGGPAPSLSPEELRKFRALLQNTVASQAANLSMLTGKQVEVQPPEVKAVQAETFIRGLPEQVVKVDIPFTEGTRAAHGYVLDREVSTLIAGLLMGQENVELTEAAVSALQEGLSQMNGPVVTSLGDVSGMTILTAPAQGAEFSRDQLNLDVPEVVTAEYPVVIDGVGHKVIEFFDVPFVRSLVNPSRPSPSQPANQASTSAQGATMAQSQGQPTVWGPGAPQVQQVQFPSFPEGALGPEQQANISLLMDVYMELTVELGRTKKMVKEILAMGEGTIIELDKLAGEPVDILVNHKLIARGEVVVIDENFGVRVTEIISPLERLNELT; encoded by the coding sequence ATGAGTGATGGTTCCCTTACACAGGAAGAGATCGATGCCCTTCTCCAGGGAAGCGTGAACTTCTCGACGCCCGAGGGGGGGCCTGCCCCTTCGTTGTCCCCCGAGGAACTCCGGAAGTTCAGGGCGCTCCTGCAGAACACCGTGGCCTCGCAGGCGGCCAATCTCTCCATGCTCACGGGGAAACAGGTGGAGGTCCAGCCTCCGGAGGTGAAGGCGGTCCAGGCGGAGACCTTCATACGAGGGCTCCCGGAGCAGGTGGTGAAGGTGGACATACCGTTCACCGAGGGTACGAGAGCTGCTCACGGGTATGTGCTCGACAGGGAGGTGTCCACCCTCATCGCCGGCCTGCTCATGGGACAGGAGAACGTGGAGCTCACCGAGGCCGCCGTCTCCGCCCTTCAGGAGGGGCTTTCCCAGATGAACGGGCCAGTGGTCACCTCGCTGGGTGACGTGTCGGGGATGACCATCCTGACCGCCCCTGCGCAGGGAGCCGAATTTTCCAGGGATCAGTTGAATCTCGACGTCCCGGAGGTCGTAACGGCGGAGTATCCGGTGGTCATCGACGGGGTTGGGCACAAGGTGATCGAATTCTTCGACGTCCCATTCGTGCGATCTCTGGTGAATCCCTCTCGACCTTCTCCCTCTCAACCTGCAAACCAGGCTTCTACTTCTGCACAGGGGGCTACCATGGCGCAGTCACAGGGACAACCAACGGTCTGGGGGCCGGGAGCTCCTCAGGTCCAGCAGGTGCAGTTTCCCTCGTTTCCGGAGGGGGCCCTTGGTCCCGAACAGCAGGCGAACATCTCGCTCCTCATGGATGTATACATGGAGCTCACGGTGGAGCTCGGGAGGACCAAGAAGATGGTGAAGGAAATCCTCGCCATGGGCGAGGGGACGATCATCGAGCTCGACAAACTGGCCGGTGAGCCGGTTGACATACTCGTGAATCACAAGCTCATTGCACGTGGTGAAGTGGTGGTCATAGACGAGAACTTCGGTGTGCGGGTCACGGAGATCATATCACCGCTGGAGCGTCTCAATGAGCTGACGTAG
- a CDS encoding motility protein A, translating into MDLGTILGVVVGLGLVVFGIVVAGVPLGVYMDIASVLIVFGGSFGAMLVGNPLARILGIMQYVSHALNVPNWQEGRVINDLVAYAERARREGLLALEDNLDEIEDEFMRKGLQLVVDGIDPEIIKTVLYTELNEMQSRHEVGAKVFDDWSKIAPAFGMIGTLIGLIAMLKNLAGGDTSAIGQGMATALITTLYGSLFANLFLIPLKNKLMDRDRDETLVREIMIEGILSIQAGDNPRVLLEKLLSFLPPKEREAVRQEVGRD; encoded by the coding sequence ATGGATCTGGGTACGATACTTGGCGTCGTCGTGGGACTCGGACTCGTGGTCTTCGGTATTGTGGTGGCGGGGGTGCCACTCGGTGTGTACATGGACATCGCCTCGGTCCTCATCGTGTTCGGCGGTTCGTTCGGAGCGATGCTCGTGGGAAACCCGCTCGCGCGGATACTGGGGATCATGCAGTACGTGTCACATGCCCTCAACGTCCCCAACTGGCAGGAGGGGAGGGTGATCAACGACCTGGTGGCCTATGCCGAGCGGGCGAGACGGGAGGGACTCCTCGCCCTCGAAGACAACCTCGACGAGATCGAGGATGAGTTCATGCGGAAAGGGCTCCAGCTGGTGGTGGACGGGATCGATCCCGAGATCATAAAAACCGTGCTCTACACCGAGCTCAACGAAATGCAGTCCCGGCACGAGGTGGGGGCCAAGGTCTTCGACGACTGGTCCAAGATCGCGCCCGCCTTCGGGATGATAGGGACCCTCATCGGTCTCATCGCGATGCTCAAGAACCTTGCAGGCGGGGATACCTCTGCGATCGGGCAGGGAATGGCCACCGCCCTCATCACCACGCTCTACGGCTCGCTCTTCGCGAACCTCTTCCTCATCCCTCTCAAGAACAAGCTCATGGACAGGGACCGGGACGAGACCCTGGTGAGGGAGATCATGATAGAGGGGATCCTCTCCATCCAGGCTGGAGACAATCCGAGGGTCCTCCTTGAGAAACTCCTCTCGTTCCTCCCGCCGAAGGAACGAGAGGCGGTCCGCCAGGAGGTGGGGAGGGACTAA
- a CDS encoding flagellar biosynthetic protein FliO — MKSHPIHVKRLIGGIVATLIFTTTFLPAQETTTPPPAPQEVSESELVFPSEAPEVGETGGGAPSPQPVVGFTLWDGVRMLLLLGVVLAAIYAVFYFLRKMSVARGSGEDLIRVVDTRVLQGTRAVHVIGVGNSYFLVGSSENGVTLIARIEEKETLDRIELIASRQETGRGGRFSDFLDRLFPPKHPASSEEGPAPRAMTFLEKQRERLKRL, encoded by the coding sequence ATGAAGTCTCATCCGATCCATGTGAAGCGACTGATAGGTGGTATAGTAGCAACGCTGATCTTCACTACGACCTTTCTCCCTGCACAGGAGACGACCACTCCTCCCCCGGCCCCCCAGGAGGTTTCCGAATCGGAACTCGTCTTTCCCTCTGAGGCGCCCGAGGTGGGAGAGACCGGGGGTGGCGCACCTTCTCCTCAACCTGTGGTGGGCTTCACCCTCTGGGATGGCGTCCGGATGCTCCTTCTGCTCGGGGTGGTGCTCGCAGCCATATACGCGGTGTTCTACTTCCTTCGGAAGATGAGTGTCGCCCGCGGGAGCGGGGAGGATCTCATCAGAGTGGTGGACACCAGGGTCCTCCAGGGGACCCGTGCGGTTCATGTGATCGGGGTGGGGAACAGCTATTTCCTCGTGGGGTCGAGTGAGAACGGTGTGACGCTCATCGCCCGAATCGAGGAGAAGGAGACCCTCGACCGGATAGAGCTCATCGCCTCCAGGCAGGAGACGGGGCGAGGAGGGCGTTTCTCCGATTTCCTCGACCGTCTCTTCCCGCCGAAGCATCCTGCATCTTCGGAGGAGGGGCCGGCTCCCCGGGCGATGACCTTTCTCGAGAAACAGAGAGAGAGGTTGAAACGGCTGTGA
- a CDS encoding flagellar FlbD family protein encodes MIKVTKLDGTVFYVNPHHIEYIELNPDTTLIMLSGKRLVVREDYQTIFDRIIEYRRKIGLFFNEE; translated from the coding sequence ATGATCAAGGTCACGAAGCTCGATGGCACGGTCTTCTACGTGAATCCTCACCACATCGAATACATCGAGCTCAATCCCGACACCACCCTCATCATGCTCTCGGGCAAGCGTCTGGTGGTCCGTGAGGACTACCAGACGATTTTCGATAGGATCATCGAATATCGAAGGAAGATCGGCCTGTTCTTCAACGAGGAGTGA
- the fliP gene encoding flagellar type III secretion system pore protein FliP (The bacterial flagellar biogenesis protein FliP forms a type III secretion system (T3SS)-type pore required for flagellar assembly.), with protein sequence MKRIGFLVVFMLVLPGPLGLVAQLGPEEDQALNIPFVDLTIREPQSDQEVALSIQLLLLLTILTLAPSILVLTTSFLRIALVLDFIRRALGLQQVPPTQVLMGISLFLTLFVMWPTFQEVYDDSFVPLSRGEIDVEEAYGRAVGPLRIFMYRQMQNNVEPIRLFMRMSGLPRPDTLADVPTHILIPAFILHELTVAFKIGIILYIPFIIIDMVVASTLMSMGMIMLPPVMISFPFKLLLFVLVDGWTLITQQLLGSFV encoded by the coding sequence GTGAAACGGATAGGGTTCCTCGTCGTGTTCATGCTCGTCCTTCCGGGTCCGCTCGGGCTCGTGGCGCAATTGGGTCCTGAAGAGGACCAAGCACTCAATATCCCCTTCGTCGATCTCACCATCCGCGAGCCTCAGAGCGATCAGGAGGTGGCGCTCTCCATCCAGCTCCTCCTCCTGCTTACGATACTCACCCTTGCCCCGTCCATCCTCGTCCTTACCACCTCGTTCTTGAGGATCGCCCTGGTGTTGGACTTCATCCGAAGGGCCCTCGGTCTGCAGCAGGTGCCGCCCACACAGGTGCTCATGGGGATCTCCCTCTTTCTCACACTGTTCGTGATGTGGCCCACGTTCCAGGAGGTGTACGACGATTCCTTCGTCCCTCTCTCGAGGGGAGAGATAGATGTAGAGGAGGCCTACGGCAGGGCGGTCGGCCCTTTGAGGATTTTCATGTACCGGCAGATGCAGAACAACGTGGAGCCCATACGACTCTTCATGCGGATGAGCGGTCTTCCCAGGCCCGATACCCTGGCGGATGTGCCCACCCACATCCTCATCCCTGCCTTCATCCTCCATGAGCTGACCGTGGCCTTCAAGATAGGGATCATACTCTATATCCCCTTTATCATCATCGACATGGTGGTCGCTTCGACCCTCATGTCGATGGGGATGATCATGCTCCCGCCGGTGATGATCTCCTTCCCGTTCAAGCTGCTCCTCTTCGTACTCGTGGACGGGTGGACGCTCATCACACAGCAGTTGCTCGGAAGTTTCGTCTGA
- the fliR gene encoding flagellar biosynthetic protein FliR, whose protein sequence is MFTDLVVRAEVFLLVFARVFTLLAISPLFSSSGIPGIARVGLAFFTSAAVFPWASSLYTIPETGLGYAFLLLGEVLVGLITGFFVLLYFSLFQIAGEFFGFQMGFNAASVYDPLSQEELPLMGQVMSNVAVLVFLVTGGFLKFFLSGVYYSIKAFRSADILVYREDLFDVFLHGLAGIFQYAFVLALPLISVLLLVSVSMGLLGKAAPQMNLLLMGFPISIGVGFILLLVVLPFVAEMMSRIFDYMFYALVELFSPGGGS, encoded by the coding sequence GTGTTCACTGATCTTGTCGTCCGTGCCGAGGTCTTTCTCCTGGTGTTCGCACGGGTGTTCACTCTTCTTGCGATCAGTCCTCTTTTCTCCTCCTCGGGTATTCCCGGTATTGCCCGGGTGGGACTCGCCTTTTTTACGAGTGCTGCGGTCTTCCCCTGGGCCTCGTCTCTCTACACCATACCGGAGACCGGTTTGGGATATGCGTTTCTCCTTCTGGGTGAGGTGCTCGTGGGACTCATCACCGGCTTTTTCGTACTGCTCTACTTTTCGCTCTTCCAGATCGCGGGTGAATTCTTCGGTTTCCAGATGGGCTTCAACGCCGCCTCGGTCTACGACCCTCTCTCCCAGGAGGAGCTCCCCCTCATGGGGCAGGTCATGAGCAACGTGGCGGTGCTCGTGTTCCTCGTGACCGGCGGGTTCCTCAAGTTCTTCCTCTCGGGAGTCTACTATTCGATCAAGGCCTTCCGATCCGCGGACATCCTCGTCTACAGGGAGGATCTTTTCGATGTCTTCCTTCATGGGCTTGCGGGTATCTTCCAGTACGCATTCGTCCTTGCCCTTCCGCTCATCTCGGTGCTCCTTCTCGTCTCCGTGAGCATGGGCCTGCTCGGAAAGGCCGCCCCCCAGATGAATCTCCTGCTCATGGGATTTCCCATCTCCATCGGGGTGGGGTTCATCCTCCTCCTGGTGGTCCTGCCTTTCGTGGCGGAGATGATGAGCAGGATATTCGACTACATGTTCTATGCCCTGGTGGAACTTTTCTCGCCGGGAGGTGGTTCATGA